One Vicugna pacos chromosome X, VicPac4, whole genome shotgun sequence DNA window includes the following coding sequences:
- the DGAT2L6 gene encoding diacylglycerol O-acyltransferase 2-like protein 6 isoform X1, producing MGSLSRLDLQRSLQTLSVLQWIPVYVILGAIPIFLIPYFLVFTKFWMVSVLALAWLAYDWNTHSQGGRRSAWVRNWTLWKYFQNYFPVKLVKTYDLSPKHNYIIANHPHGILSYGVFINFATEATGFARIFPGITPYVGTLEGMFWIPIVREYIMSMGVCPVSKLALKFLLTQKGSGNAVVVVVGGAAEALLCRPKASTILLKQRKGFVKLALQTGSYLVPSYSFGENEVYNQETFPEGTWIRLFQKTFQDTFKKIIGLSLCIFHGQGFTRGSWGFLPFNQPITTVVGEPLPLPRIERPNKKTVDKYHALYISALRKLFDRHKVQYGLSETQELTIL from the exons GAGCTATTCCTATTTTCCTTATACCCTACTTTCTGGTCTTCACAAAGTTCTGGATGGTGTCCGTGCTTGCCTTAGCCTGGCTGGCCTATGACTGGAACACCCACAGTCAAG GGGGTAGGCGTTCAGCTTGGGTACGAAACTGGACCCTCTGGAAGTATTTCCAAAATTACTTCCCAGTAAAG CTGGTGAAGACTTATGACCTCTCTCCCAAACACAACTATATCATTGCCAACCACCCCCATGGCATTCTCTCTTATGGTGTCTTCATCAACTTTGCCACCGAAGCCACTGGCTTTGCTCGGATTTTCCCAGGCATCACTCCTTATGTAGGGACCTTGGAAGGGATGTTCTGGATCCCAATTGTGCGAGAATATATAATGTCAATGG GTGTGTGCCCAGTGAGTAAGTTGGCCTTGAAGTTTTTGCTGACCCAGAAAGGCTCAGGCAATGCTGTGGTGGTTGTGGTGGGTGGAGCTGCTGAAGCCCTCTTGTGCCGGCCGAAAGCCTCTACCATCTTACTTAAACAGCGTAAAGGTTTTGTGAAGCTGGCTCTGCAAACCGG ATCATACCTTGTCCCATCCTATTCCTTTGGAGAGAATGAGGTTTACAATCAAGAGACCTTCCCTGAGGGCACGTGGATAAGGCTCTTCCAAAAAACCTTCCAGGACACATTCAAAAAAATCATCGGACTCAGCTTATGTATCTTCCATGGCCAGGGCTTCACTCGAGGATCCTGGGGCTTCCTGCCTTTCAATCAGCCCATTACCACTGTCG TTGGGGAGCCCCTGCCACTTCCCAGGATTGAGAGGCCAAACAAGAAGACAGTGGACAAGTACCACGCACTCTACATCAGTGCCCTGCGCAAGCTGTTTGACCGGCACAAAGTTCAGTATGGCCTCTCTGAGACCCAGGAGCTGACGATCTTATAA
- the DGAT2L6 gene encoding diacylglycerol O-acyltransferase 2-like protein 6 isoform X2 produces the protein MVSVLALAWLAYDWNTHSQGGRRSAWVRNWTLWKYFQNYFPVKLVKTYDLSPKHNYIIANHPHGILSYGVFINFATEATGFARIFPGITPYVGTLEGMFWIPIVREYIMSMGVCPVSKLALKFLLTQKGSGNAVVVVVGGAAEALLCRPKASTILLKQRKGFVKLALQTGSYLVPSYSFGENEVYNQETFPEGTWIRLFQKTFQDTFKKIIGLSLCIFHGQGFTRGSWGFLPFNQPITTVVGEPLPLPRIERPNKKTVDKYHALYISALRKLFDRHKVQYGLSETQELTIL, from the exons ATGGTGTCCGTGCTTGCCTTAGCCTGGCTGGCCTATGACTGGAACACCCACAGTCAAG GGGGTAGGCGTTCAGCTTGGGTACGAAACTGGACCCTCTGGAAGTATTTCCAAAATTACTTCCCAGTAAAG CTGGTGAAGACTTATGACCTCTCTCCCAAACACAACTATATCATTGCCAACCACCCCCATGGCATTCTCTCTTATGGTGTCTTCATCAACTTTGCCACCGAAGCCACTGGCTTTGCTCGGATTTTCCCAGGCATCACTCCTTATGTAGGGACCTTGGAAGGGATGTTCTGGATCCCAATTGTGCGAGAATATATAATGTCAATGG GTGTGTGCCCAGTGAGTAAGTTGGCCTTGAAGTTTTTGCTGACCCAGAAAGGCTCAGGCAATGCTGTGGTGGTTGTGGTGGGTGGAGCTGCTGAAGCCCTCTTGTGCCGGCCGAAAGCCTCTACCATCTTACTTAAACAGCGTAAAGGTTTTGTGAAGCTGGCTCTGCAAACCGG ATCATACCTTGTCCCATCCTATTCCTTTGGAGAGAATGAGGTTTACAATCAAGAGACCTTCCCTGAGGGCACGTGGATAAGGCTCTTCCAAAAAACCTTCCAGGACACATTCAAAAAAATCATCGGACTCAGCTTATGTATCTTCCATGGCCAGGGCTTCACTCGAGGATCCTGGGGCTTCCTGCCTTTCAATCAGCCCATTACCACTGTCG TTGGGGAGCCCCTGCCACTTCCCAGGATTGAGAGGCCAAACAAGAAGACAGTGGACAAGTACCACGCACTCTACATCAGTGCCCTGCGCAAGCTGTTTGACCGGCACAAAGTTCAGTATGGCCTCTCTGAGACCCAGGAGCTGACGATCTTATAA